The Toxorhynchites rutilus septentrionalis strain SRP chromosome 1, ASM2978413v1, whole genome shotgun sequence genome contains the following window.
GCAAATGTTCGAAAACGCTTCGGCAGATCCCGAAAAGTATCGGAAAATTGACGAAGCATTGGAGTTTCTGGACATCTTTCTGGACGGTCAACAGTTCATTGCCGGAGGAGATTCGCTCTCGCTGGCCGATTTGAGTGTGCTAGCTTCGTTGACGACGTTCGAAGTCGCAGGTTACGATTTTTCAGGCCACAAAAATGTTCACGAGTGGTACGGTAGAATACAGAAAATCGCCCCCGGAGCGGATACGAACCGCACGTGGGCCGAGGCCGCGAGGCCTCTTTTCGATAAGGTTAAACCTCAGCAATAGGTTTTAAACCCTGTTATCTTATCTTGACTGATGTTTGTTCCGCTCGCTCTGCGAAAATAAACACAATCATTTATCACCTCACGATGAGTATTGTCTGAAAGAGAAAGTCACGACGCTTTGAATGTGTCATTCATTAGATGAGTTTTTATTCCACAGTTGAACCCCCAGCACTGCATCCCAACCCTCGTCGATGACGGCTTCTCGCTGTGGGAGTCCCGTGCCATCCAGGCTTACCTGGTCGAGAAGTACGGAAAGGACGATAAGCTGTACCCGAAGGATCCCCAGAAGCGTGCGGTGGTCAACCAGCGGTTGTACTTCGACATGGGAACCCTGTACCAGCGTTTCGGCGAGTACTACTACCCACAGATCTTCGCCAAGCAGCCGGCCAACCCAGACAACTACAAGAAAATGGAGGAGGCCGTCGGTTTCCTGAACACCTTCCTCGAGGGCCATCAGTATGCCGCCGGGGATGATCTGACCATTGCCGATCTGAGCCTGGCCGCTTCGGCCGCCACCTACGAAGTCGCCGGCTTCGATTTCTCCAAGTACCCGAATGTGCAGGCTTGGCTCGAGCGGTGCAAGAAGAACGCCCCCGGATATGACCTCAACCAGGCCGGTGCCGACGAGTTCAAGGCCAAGTTCCTGAGTGGACTGTAAGCAGCGCTATCGtttttttaggttatgattcaACATCGCATTtctgaacaataaaaaacaaatctcaaCATGATTTAGCTGATTTGAGCTGACATAATTAAGAAAGAAAATCCAGATTTCAGCAGCTTACGTGCTCCAATCAACTTCCCCGGTGTACCATAAAAGCAACGAGTTTTTTAAAATGCATAATAATGGAATAATAAAGTCACGGGAAACTGTTGGTGACGCGACGGACAGTTAAATTCCCCATGTAGGAGAGAAGGGatgcaaaaatgaaacgaaggcGCGCCTCCAAGCTCTTTCGAGCAGCGTGATGCACGTGGGTCTCACGGAAACTTGTTTCACGATAATCGCGTTCCATGGAGGGTAGTTTTAAAATAACTACTCGCTTGTCAACTTCATGGGACCATGCTAAGTTTAGCTTACACGTTAATGCTTTTCGTTCCGTCGAGCTTGTTGTATCCCCACGCGATCGAAATAAACCGTTCATCTGGAAAGCAGACGCAGATCAATCTGTCAGAAAGAACTAAGCAAAACATGCATTACCTAATGCATTCCCAGAAGCCGAAGCGATTTAATCCAAGTAAGCGATGTACTTTCGCTTTCTGTgctccacacacacacacacacacacacattagtAATCGACAAGGACAACAGGCAGCGTGGTGTGCCACGTGTGTGTGGGGTTGCTACGGGTGACTAAACGCGTTTGAGGTTTGAGCTCTACCCGATTGCTGGTTCGACGCGTGAATTCCACCGTTCAGTGGAGGGGGATTGACCCGTCCAATGGCGACGCGATAAGAAGCGAATAGACGAACAAAAGTGAAACTTGAAATGCGATAATTGTTATCTTTCTGACGATTGATATTGGCTCGGTTGTGTAAAAATTATACAACAAACATGATCATCAATTGAGTTCAAGCTCAATCTATATATTCGTTAGCAAACTAACAGTGATGACTTCTACACGCCATTTGTATATTCCACCCCACAGAAAAACAATCCAACAGCGTCCAGGCAGTTTATGATGGGTTGTGTCCCGTTCACcataccattcacccgaaatACGTGCactcgaagcacatttacccgaatggacatttacccgaatgaagaaggaaaaattccgacaaatcagattatgtgttttgtcgaatctcctggTACGAAATAAAATGGGAAATTGCAATGAGGaaatagagacgaatgaactctcagagtttaaagtctctctaattcattaccattaccattaccaatgAGGAAATCCGAAAACGATGtggaagacttcgctgtgtcattttaagaaattagtgtagacataccatcttctttcctttccgttttGCTCTTTAAGCGATCATACAGAAATGAGCATGGTTTTGAAATATTCCGCAAATTAAGcaggtaactttaacataaaaattttaaatgaaaatgtgaaaagaatagagAACAAAGGTGTACTTCCGTATCCCGCCGtcatcggaagcggcggcctctcgcaagcgaacctgtgttccaccgattgcccggtttgtttaaaacataggagacgatcctttagttagacggcatacgtttacctggtgcattacgtttgctcGGTTAATTATGTATGTCATGTATTTTGATGttagaataaatttaattgcaaaaaacaggaagtgggttatatctatggtataaccgcaagggtgacgtaggactatcgttgatttagagatcatttgtatgaagttgaatctgaattcagtctgaatgaatgaatatttggagaacttcgaaaacgagagcgttacgttggaggcacaaggttttatgcatccaatattggatacggaaatatcctactgatggggaagaataatcttcagaagctatcctgttgattgcgattgattgaaaaatcacaaaacctaatgtatttggtcacagtgttacatggatagaaaacattaaaataaactctttcacatgaatatatttagaaaattcccaaaggaactggcagattattttccagcaatgattagatctttccggaactttctcgatgctgaatggcatcctaacggaaagagttctgcgcgtgtatgtgtcgatccttcgccatccacctcctccagcacgttaggcaacgatgttgtcttgtcgatgtcctcacgaaaaatgaatgtgtctcaccaccagaatatcgcttaagtatgctttttgtgtgtgattgaatcgagagaaggtgtggtttacgatggcaatttggaaggcaaactagaggggaatgaactctctgagctcggaactttcggcgactgagcaataatcgattgcgggcgcatacaatattggatacggaaatatcctactgatggggaagaataatcttctgaagctatcctgttaattgcgattgattgaaaaaccacaaaaccaaatgtatttggtcacagtgttacatggatagaaaacattcaattaaactctttcacatgaatata
Protein-coding sequences here:
- the LOC129765703 gene encoding glutathione S-transferase 1 isoform X2, producing the protein MDFYYLPGSAPCRAVQMTAAAVGVELNLKLTNLMAGEHMKPEFLKLNPQHCIPTLVDDGFSLWESRAIQAYLVEKYGKDDKLYPKDPQKRAVVNQRLYFDMGTLYQRFGEYYYPQIFAKQPANPDNYKKMEEAVGFLNTFLEGHQYAAGDDLTIADLSLAASAATYEVAGFDFSKYPNVQAWLERCKKNAPGYDLNQAGADEFKAKFLSGL